Genomic DNA from Flavobacterium sp. N502540:
GGACTGCTTTTTCAATACTGGTATAAAACTCTTTTAAAGGCATCCAGCTTGGAATAAAAGCAGTTGAAGAAGTCTGTACTTCGCTATTAAATTCAACTGTAAAAGGGTAGGAAATTGGGGTGTAATCTAAATATACAACTCTGTTATCAGAAAAGAGTGTACTTCCTCCTACAACGCTCTGATCCTTGAAATCTTTCCTTTTTACTTTTTTAATTTCTTTTCCGAAAGCATCATAAACTACTGCTTCAATGCTCCTAACTGAAGTCGATTTATCATAATACTCATAAGCTTGTATTGCTCCAAGTCCTTTTTCGTTTAAAACCGTAACAACGCGACGGTTTTTAGCATTCATACTTCGTTGGGACTGAATTATTATATCAGTTTGATCGAAGCGAACCACCGCATTGGCATTTTCTTTAAGACTATCGGCAATTGAAATTGAGCTATATTCGCTCTTTTGAGCAGAAGAAATAAGGGTAAACAGGCAAAAAAACAACGCAAAAACAAGGCTTTTCATTTAATAAGTAATTTCTCCAAATATATATTATTTTTAAGAAATCCTTAACACTTGTCCATTTTTTTAATCTCTGTTTTTACTGTCCATTAAAATAGTTACCGGCCCGTCATTTACAAGGTTAACTTTCATATCGGCACCAAAGATTCCTGCCTGTATTTTTTTATTGAATTCCTTTTCTAAGGATTTTAGAAAATTCTCATACATCGGTATTGCAAAATCAGGCTTTGCTGCTTTTATATACGAGGGACGATTTCCTTTTTTGGTAGAAGCATGAAGTGTAAACTGACTCACTACGATAATATCTCCGTCGATGTCCTGAATTGAACAGTTCATAACGTCATTTTCATCTCCAAAAATTCTCATTTTGATGATCTTACCCACCAGCCAGTCAATATCTTCCTGCGTATCGGCTTCTTCTATTCCAACTAAAACCAATATACCTTTCTGAATATCTGCAACTTTTTTCTGATCGACTGTTACGGATGCTTCTGAAACTCTTTGCAGTACTATTCTCATTTATGTAAATCTTAAAATTGAAAGTCATAAAGCCAAAAAAATTAAAAAAGTCCTTTCGAAACTTTTTAAACATCGACCTTTTAACTGAATTTATTTTCTCGTTTCATCACTCGCTGCACGATCATCACCATAAGTATCCGTACGGTAATGCTCTTCGTCTCCTTCCAAGATCTTGAGGTAACTGTTATAACGGGACCAGGCAATTTCGTCTTTTTCTAAAGCGGCTTTAATGGCACAGTGTGGTTCTTCTTTATGCAAACAATTGTTAAACTTGCATTGATCTTTTAATCGGAAGAATTCCGGAAAATAACCGCTTATTTCTGAAGGTTCCATATCAACAATTCCAAAACCTTTTATTCCCGGAGTATCGATAATCTGTGCATTAAAAGACAGATCGTACATTTCGGCAAAAGTAGTGGTGTGCTGTCCTTGTTTGCTTTGTTCTGAAATTACAGTAGTTTTAAGATGCAAACTTGGTTCCATCGCATTAACCAATGTTGATTTTCCAACACCGGAATGTCCGGAAAACATACTTACTTTACCCACCATCATTTCTTTAAGCTTATCCACTCCTTTATTCTCTGTCGAAGAAATACGCAGGCACTTATATCCTATTTCCTGATAAATGTGCTGCAGATAAAGCTGTTCGTCCAAAGTATTTTCATCCAAAGTATCGATTTTATTAAAAATCAAAACAGCTTCAATTCCATACGCTTCGGCCGTAACTAGAAAACGATCTATGAAACTCGTTGTTGTTGGCGGATTATTAATGGTAATCAATAAAAAAACCTGATCAATATTAGAAGCAATAATATGAATCTGTTTGGATAAATTAACCGATTTACGAACGATATAGTTTTTTCTTTCGTGAATATTAAAAATCGTTCCGGTTACCGCATCTGAAGTTTGCTCTAATTCATAATCAACAATATCACCTACAGCAATTGGATTAGTACTTTTAATCCCCTTCATCCTAAACTTCCCTTTCATACGGCATTCTATAAAATCACCTTTTTCTGATTTTACGGTGTACCAACTTCCTGTAGATTTATATACGATTCCTGTCATTCTATATTTTTAGATTGCTGATTTTAGTTTTTAGATTATGCTTTGAACTAAAAAATAAAAGGCAAAATTACGTTTTTAGAATTGAACAACGCAACTTCGCCTTTTAAAATTAAAGACTTACTCTTTATTTGAAAGATTTACCAGATAATTTCGGCTAAAACATCATTCTCTTTAACTTTTCCTAACTGAATCGTTTTTAATGTTTTCGTCGTCTTCCCTTCTCTTGTGATATAAATTTCTACCATAATAGTTGCAGGACCATCTTCAGTCAACTTTGTTTCGCCAAAATAATTCGTTTTGATTTTATATTGCCCTTTAAGAGCGTTTCTAATTAAATACTGCTCTGGACCGTAACCTTGTATAAAATCCTTTGAAAACCTTCCTCCTGCTTGCGTCTCTTTATGACCATAATAACATTCTTCACCATTTGGTTCAATTACATGAAGATCTAAATCAACATCCATCTGATTCCAGTTCATTACTATTCTAATATCAACAGGCATTTTGTCCAAATATTTTTTATCTAATTTCCCAGTTTTTAATCCCGTATGTTCTGTAATCATTCGATTTAAATCCATCAAAACAATATCTTCAACTCCCTCATAATGGCCACGCATTTCGCCATAGTAATTCACTTCCAGCGCTTTGATTAATTCATCAAAAGCTTCCTGATATTTTCCGTCATCTTCAAGAGTCAATGCATAATCACGTAAACTTTGTGGCTCATGCGACCTCCATTTCGCTACTTGTTTCGCTGTAAATACTGCATCATCATAATCCTGCCACTGACGTAAAGTATAAGTTAATGTTTTATATAGCTGATGATTTTCTAAACCTAAATCGGCAATATTACTAAGGATCAGCAACGCTTTTTTTACATCGCCCTGATTGTAGAAAAAGTGTGCTACATCAAAATAAAAACTTGGATTTCTTTCCTGTGCTTTTCTTAATTCAAAATACAAATCATATTGTTTTTCTTTTGGAGCCGCAGCCAAAGCTTTTAAATACAATCTGTCCGGGTTCCAGATTTTAAACTTGTTCGGATTTTTTGTCGTAATGCTAATAACCCCATTTACCCCTCGACTGCCATAAATAGAGGTAACAGAAGGATCTGTAATTTTATCCACCGAAAGCATATTTGCATTTACTATATCTTCTAGTGTACCATCAAAAATTTGTCCATCAACAATTATTAAAAGCTCCTTGTTTTTAGTATCAGACAAATATCCTCTTACGACAGTTGTACTATAATCATCTTCTTTCTTTGTTTTGACTCCCTCGGGTTTAACAACAGATTGCGTCAGAGTATTTGCTAACCCTGGAGCAATATTTCTTGAAGGTCGGTACGATTTCTCTTTTTGGGATTGATTTTCTACAGACTCCAATCTCATTGCAGATACTGGTGAAGCGTCATATACATTGTCATCTTCGATAACTTCACTTGCTGGTCCCGAACCAACAGGCTCATCAACTATCAAAACAGCATCAGCATCACCTTTTATTGTTTCAGCGCCTCTCTTTTTCTTGGATTTAGGCAAAACTTTTGGCGCTACATATTTTTTATCTAGTTTCCACCAAAAATTCAATGCTGTAAAATAACCATCTACATTCTCCCAATTACTATTGTGTTTTGCTAGGCGACTTTCTTGTTCCTGTTTTTTTATCTTGTCAAATTCGGCACGCAATTCTGCTGGCGGAATAATATCATACATGATATAATCCTGAAGATTCTCCAGAACTATCAACGATGTGTTTTTGGCAATAATTCCGTATTTCTTTCCTAAAGTTTCAATTTCTTCGGCATTTTTGTCATATTGCAATTCAAGATTTGCAATTTTCTTTTGCACCCAAAGCTTTTCAATATTGACTTCACTTGTATTTTGATTTGCTGCATCGAATGCTATTTTTCTTTCCAAAACAGCATCATCTCCATTACCAAACAATAACGTAATTTCATTTTTTTGATTTAATGATATTCCAGAAAAACTAAAATTTCCTGAAACCGAACTTCCTTCCATCGGAAATAAATCAGTAATTAGAAGATTTTCTTTTATTCCCAAAAATTTCAGATTTGTATTAATCAATTTATCTAAAGCATTTTCTGTGCTCAATTGATTTAAATTAATGAAACTACCTCCTGTTTTTGAAGAGGAGTAATTTAAAAACGCAAAGTCAGCAGAAACAGAAGACGAAATGTTAAACACTGCTTTTTTAGTTTTTGGAAATGAGTTTTCACTCAACGACGACAAGCCATCTGTAGAAAACAAATACTGATCATGATTTGCAAAATTCAATTGCGAATAACGGGTTCCGCCATCGTATTTTGTGTTTTCTAAAACCGTTTTTAATTCACTCCAATTTCCATCAGAAATCACAAACTCTTTTCGTTTTTCGAAAGTGTAATTCAAAAGATACAAAGTCACTTTTGTATTCTTTATTTTTTGAAAATAAGCTTCCAATAAATCTAATTCTTTTTTAAGGTCACGATTCTGACAACTCAAAGAATTATCCCAGATCAAACCAATTGAAGAAGGTGTTTTTCTTGATTTTGTATTACCTTCAATAAAAACATTCCCATAAAAATAATACTGACCACCTGCATCTTGAGTCAAAACACTTGGTGTATTATTTTGTATCGGAACTTCAAAAACTAATTTTTCATCCGGCTGATAATTTTCTTTTTCGAAAGAAGCTTCGAAAGACTGATTCCATTTCGAGAAAGAAATTCTCGTTGATTTTTCAGTAATTTTTGGAGAAGTTGAAACTCCAATAACAGAAATCTTCACTGAAAATTTATCTAACTTTTTAGGATAACGACTCATCAATTGGTACACCAGATTGCCTTTATCAAAAGCTGAAAGTTCTTCTTCGTAACCAATAATCACGGTTCGTTCTCCATTTGGCAGTAACGGATAAATTCTGGTTCTAAAATTATTTCCATCTA
This window encodes:
- the dtd gene encoding D-aminoacyl-tRNA deacylase: MRIVLQRVSEASVTVDQKKVADIQKGILVLVGIEEADTQEDIDWLVGKIIKMRIFGDENDVMNCSIQDIDGDIIVVSQFTLHASTKKGNRPSYIKAAKPDFAIPMYENFLKSLEKEFNKKIQAGIFGADMKVNLVNDGPVTILMDSKNRD
- the rsgA gene encoding ribosome small subunit-dependent GTPase A, with protein sequence MTGIVYKSTGSWYTVKSEKGDFIECRMKGKFRMKGIKSTNPIAVGDIVDYELEQTSDAVTGTIFNIHERKNYIVRKSVNLSKQIHIIASNIDQVFLLITINNPPTTTSFIDRFLVTAEAYGIEAVLIFNKIDTLDENTLDEQLYLQHIYQEIGYKCLRISSTENKGVDKLKEMMVGKVSMFSGHSGVGKSTLVNAMEPSLHLKTTVISEQSKQGQHTTTFAEMYDLSFNAQIIDTPGIKGFGIVDMEPSEISGYFPEFFRLKDQCKFNNCLHKEEPHCAIKAALEKDEIAWSRYNSYLKILEGDEEHYRTDTYGDDRAASDETRK
- a CDS encoding VIT domain-containing protein is translated as MKSKLFSSVPGIFRMNLHVLFLFFLFIGIKSFAQSPELTVKGEDAEKVRMNKLFVNVKVVGNIAYTTAEMHFFNSGTRQMEAELIFPLPENVSVSRYAIDINGKIREAVPVNKNKGKQVFEAIEHRRVDPGLLEKVDGNNFRTRIYPLLPNGERTVIIGYEEELSAFDKGNLVYQLMSRYPKKLDKFSVKISVIGVSTSPKITEKSTRISFSKWNQSFEASFEKENYQPDEKLVFEVPIQNNTPSVLTQDAGGQYYFYGNVFIEGNTKSRKTPSSIGLIWDNSLSCQNRDLKKELDLLEAYFQKIKNTKVTLYLLNYTFEKRKEFVISDGNWSELKTVLENTKYDGGTRYSQLNFANHDQYLFSTDGLSSLSENSFPKTKKAVFNISSSVSADFAFLNYSSSKTGGSFINLNQLSTENALDKLINTNLKFLGIKENLLITDLFPMEGSSVSGNFSFSGISLNQKNEITLLFGNGDDAVLERKIAFDAANQNTSEVNIEKLWVQKKIANLELQYDKNAEEIETLGKKYGIIAKNTSLIVLENLQDYIMYDIIPPAELRAEFDKIKKQEQESRLAKHNSNWENVDGYFTALNFWWKLDKKYVAPKVLPKSKKKRGAETIKGDADAVLIVDEPVGSGPASEVIEDDNVYDASPVSAMRLESVENQSQKEKSYRPSRNIAPGLANTLTQSVVKPEGVKTKKEDDYSTTVVRGYLSDTKNKELLIIVDGQIFDGTLEDIVNANMLSVDKITDPSVTSIYGSRGVNGVISITTKNPNKFKIWNPDRLYLKALAAAPKEKQYDLYFELRKAQERNPSFYFDVAHFFYNQGDVKKALLILSNIADLGLENHQLYKTLTYTLRQWQDYDDAVFTAKQVAKWRSHEPQSLRDYALTLEDDGKYQEAFDELIKALEVNYYGEMRGHYEGVEDIVLMDLNRMITEHTGLKTGKLDKKYLDKMPVDIRIVMNWNQMDVDLDLHVIEPNGEECYYGHKETQAGGRFSKDFIQGYGPEQYLIRNALKGQYKIKTNYFGETKLTEDGPATIMVEIYITREGKTTKTLKTIQLGKVKENDVLAEIIW